In Desulforegula conservatrix Mb1Pa, the DNA window GATATTATGGCTCTGTCTGGGTATAAAACCGTCAGTATCGCCCTTTCCTATTATCAGGCTGGGAGTGCTTTGATTTAGCAAAGCTATATATTTTTAAACTTTTGATAGCTCTATTTCAACTTGTGCGACTATTTCACTGGCTTTTGTATCAAGGGCTTTTGAAATCTGAAGTAAGGTATTTAATGACGGCTGTCTCAAACCTCTCTCCAATAAAGAAATAAAAGTACGATCAAGGTCAGCTTCAAGGGCAAGCTTTTCTTGTGAAAAGCCTTTTTCAGCCCTGATTTTTTTCAAAATCTTTCCAAAAATTTCTTCTGATTTTTTCATTTCAAGCATCCGGTATAAAAATACTTGAAAATAGAATTAATGATGACTATAGTCTACGGACTATAGTCCGCAAATGTATTTGCGAGTGATACAACTGGAAAAGAATCTGAGGAATTATATGTTTGATACTTTTAAAAGCGAAGTTCTTGATAGGGGCCCTGAAGCATGTTTGCCAAATAACTTACCTGATAAATGGCTATTATATTTAGGGGAACAAGCAGAAAAAATAATATTGGATCAAAGCGAAGATGCTTCAATGACAGAGCTTATGTCTGTCATTGTCATAATTTTGTCTGAAAAGCGTGGCTGTCAAAACCCTATATCCATAAATATTGAAGAAATATTTAAACT includes these proteins:
- a CDS encoding helix-turn-helix domain-containing protein, coding for MKKSEEIFGKILKKIRAEKGFSQEKLALEADLDRTFISLLERGLRQPSLNTLLQISKALDTKASEIVAQVEIELSKV